In Maridesulfovibrio sp., the following proteins share a genomic window:
- the acs gene encoding acetate--CoA ligase, whose product MSENTIENLSREERTFHPSQEMEMEKELLDQANLTPEKYKQARRMAENDSEAFWAERARKLLHWTRDFDSILESDPEKNEYKWFNGGRLNASYNCLDRHLQAGRRNKAALIWQGEPEEEVRVFTYHMLHRKVCRFANVLKKMGISKGDRVAIYLPMVPELVISMLACARIGAIHSVIFAGFSAVSLQNRITDCDAKILIAADGVLRGGKTIPLKRNVDEALFECPSVEQVIMVKRTGDKIDFIEGRDTWWHEEIAASDIEDSCKPESMRSDDPLFILHTSGATGKAKGIVHTTGPYLTITAHTTKWVFDLKEDDVHWCTADIGWITGHSYTVYGPLALGGTTLIFEGIPTFPRPDRYWEIINRYGVNIFYTTPTAVRALMREGSQWTERYDLSTLRILGSVGEPINPEVWVWFHEHIGKGKLPLLDTWWQTETGGILISPLPYVSRLKPGSTGKPLPGISAKIVRSDGSDASSDEGGHLLITKPWPGMLTTIHNDRARYNRTYFERFPGNYETGDGARIDADGDFWIMGRLDDVINVSGHRLGTTEIESALIAHPDVTEAAVVGVPHEVKGQTVYAYVTLRSGLDEDDEMRADLRNWVSKEIGPIAVPENVQFSEGLPKTRSGKIMRRILRRIAAGENDLGDTSALSDASVIANLIEGQKELFD is encoded by the coding sequence ATGAGCGAGAATACAATTGAAAACCTGAGTAGAGAAGAGCGCACATTCCACCCCTCGCAGGAAATGGAAATGGAAAAGGAATTACTGGATCAGGCCAACCTGACCCCTGAAAAATATAAACAGGCCAGACGCATGGCGGAAAACGACAGCGAAGCTTTCTGGGCCGAACGGGCACGGAAGCTGCTGCACTGGACACGTGACTTTGACAGCATCCTAGAATCCGATCCTGAAAAGAACGAATATAAATGGTTCAACGGCGGACGTCTCAACGCTTCCTACAACTGTCTTGACCGCCACTTACAAGCTGGCAGACGTAATAAAGCAGCACTGATCTGGCAGGGTGAACCGGAGGAAGAAGTCCGTGTTTTCACCTACCATATGCTGCACCGCAAGGTCTGTCGTTTTGCCAATGTATTAAAAAAAATGGGCATTTCTAAAGGTGACAGGGTCGCTATCTATCTGCCTATGGTACCGGAACTGGTCATTTCAATGTTGGCCTGTGCCCGCATCGGAGCAATCCATTCCGTAATTTTCGCCGGATTTTCTGCAGTCAGCCTGCAAAACCGAATTACAGATTGCGACGCCAAGATTTTAATTGCTGCAGACGGAGTTCTGCGCGGCGGAAAAACCATTCCCCTGAAGCGCAATGTTGATGAAGCCCTTTTCGAATGTCCTTCGGTAGAGCAAGTCATCATGGTCAAACGCACCGGGGATAAAATAGACTTCATCGAAGGCCGCGACACATGGTGGCATGAGGAAATCGCGGCCAGCGACATTGAAGACTCCTGCAAGCCGGAATCAATGCGATCCGATGATCCGCTGTTCATCCTGCATACGTCCGGAGCCACAGGTAAAGCCAAAGGAATTGTGCACACAACCGGTCCCTATCTCACCATTACCGCCCACACCACAAAATGGGTATTCGACCTCAAAGAAGACGATGTTCACTGGTGCACCGCAGATATAGGCTGGATCACCGGGCACAGTTATACCGTTTACGGACCGCTGGCTCTGGGCGGAACCACCCTGATATTTGAAGGAATTCCCACTTTTCCACGGCCGGACCGCTACTGGGAAATAATCAACCGCTACGGGGTGAATATTTTCTACACAACTCCCACGGCTGTCCGGGCACTTATGCGTGAAGGATCACAGTGGACTGAAAGATACGACCTTTCGACCCTGCGCATTCTCGGTTCAGTAGGAGAACCAATCAACCCGGAAGTATGGGTCTGGTTCCATGAACATATAGGTAAGGGCAAGCTTCCTCTGCTGGACACATGGTGGCAGACCGAAACCGGAGGAATCCTGATCTCCCCGCTACCCTATGTGAGCAGACTCAAACCCGGTTCAACAGGGAAACCCCTGCCGGGAATAAGTGCCAAAATAGTTCGCAGTGACGGTAGCGATGCTTCTTCCGACGAAGGCGGACATCTTCTGATAACCAAGCCCTGGCCGGGCATGCTCACAACCATCCACAATGACCGTGCAAGATACAACAGAACCTACTTTGAACGTTTCCCCGGAAATTACGAAACCGGCGACGGAGCAAGAATCGATGCAGACGGGGACTTTTGGATTATGGGCCGCCTTGACGATGTCATCAATGTTTCCGGGCACCGCCTTGGAACAACCGAAATCGAGTCCGCACTCATCGCCCATCCCGATGTGACAGAAGCAGCCGTGGTCGGAGTTCCCCACGAAGTCAAGGGGCAAACCGTTTACGCATATGTTACCCTGCGCAGCGGTCTCGATGAAGATGACGAAATGCGCGCCGACCTGAGGAACTGGGTCAGCAAGGAAATCGGCCCCATTGCTGTTCCGGAAAATGTCCAGTTTTCCGAAGGTCTTCCCAAAACCCGCTCCGGCAAGATTATGCGCCGCATCCTGCGCCGTATCGCAGCGGGGGAAAACGACCTCGGCGATACCAGCGCCCTGTCTGACGCCTCAGTTATTGCCAATCTCATAGAAGGACAGAAGGAGCTTTTCGACTAA
- a CDS encoding pyridoxamine 5'-phosphate oxidase family protein, with the protein MTSEKQLKTCLDLIHNSNILVLATQGEDGVHTSLMAYAGSDDGSEIYMISSKNSRKWQNITRNPQVSMLIDDREGKLGVRRSQIKALTVKGTFIPITAPAERAAVYKLITDAVPEITSAFSENDNEIIRIKTESLLLLDGPKDSYYCSISS; encoded by the coding sequence ATGACCAGTGAAAAACAACTAAAGACATGTCTGGATCTTATACACAACAGCAACATACTCGTCCTCGCCACTCAAGGTGAGGACGGGGTTCACACATCACTCATGGCCTATGCAGGATCTGACGATGGATCTGAAATATACATGATCAGCAGCAAAAACAGCCGGAAATGGCAAAATATTACCCGCAATCCACAGGTAAGCATGCTCATTGACGACCGGGAAGGGAAGCTGGGCGTTCGGCGCAGTCAAATTAAAGCCCTAACCGTCAAAGGCACTTTCATCCCTATTACAGCTCCTGCTGAACGGGCGGCTGTTTATAAACTGATTACCGACGCAGTTCCTGAAATTACCTCCGCCTTCTCTGAGAATGATAACGAAATTATCCGCATTAAAACTGAATCCCTGCTTCTTCTGGATGGCCCAAAAGACAGTTACTATTGCAGTATATCATCATAG
- a CDS encoding cache domain-containing protein — MFKSMKAIILFFVAGLVIVTTAGLTYFAQRAVTSSLMDSEFEHAQAIVDATYQEVRNEYQSIIFAEEATIASSKKQLRNIVGIAINLIQINYDKFKQGLISEDEAKKQSINELKNIRYDNGNGYVWINDNSRPIPRMVMHPTIPELDGKILDDPEFASGKDGKENIFISFRDISEIHGSGYVEYLWPKPLGEGLSAEQAKLSYVEMFKEWGWVIGSGVYIDDIEKEVDKKIKATLDELRVSFRQIKVGKNGYIFLFSGDSNLIIHPTYENSPLKELINPETGKPLFFEMKAAAHGSGVMEYLWDKPPRHQGDFSFRKRAYIKYFEPLDWYICSSAYMDDLEKPGLALRNKILTLSIGVMAMALVFATILSGLIAQPLMKLTVAARAIREGGMTASEIPQEGPTEIKELGTVINQMLDSIKSGIREKENLLTALEDGNRSLSASNYRLEIEVQEHARVEEELLKLRNHLKNIIDSMPSILVGIDSSGAITLWNKKAEENSGLTSKEVNGKMLSEVFPVLDKEIEKAKPTILSGESEHRARVARIVHGETRFENITIYPLCTHRYDGAVIRLDDVTSNVRIEEMMVQTEKMISVGGLAAGMAHEINNPLGGILQGTQNIERRLSPDMPKNGHIASQLDISIDKINEYIEKRGISKILAGVRDSASRAAEIITNMLNFSRKTDVHRTSCRINDIADSAIALAEQDYDLKKKYDFRQIEISRNYADHLPYIVCAPTEIEQVMLNLLGNAAHAMSDSNTENPKIEITTGQEGDYVKISIADNGPGMEENVRKRVFEPFFTTKPKGVGTGLGLSVSYFIITENHHGSFSIQATPGNGSKFTFKLPVTSIR; from the coding sequence ATGTTCAAGTCGATGAAAGCGATCATACTTTTCTTCGTTGCCGGACTGGTCATAGTTACCACTGCCGGACTGACTTATTTTGCCCAACGCGCAGTTACCAGCTCACTGATGGATTCAGAATTCGAACATGCACAGGCTATCGTCGACGCCACTTACCAGGAAGTAAGAAACGAATATCAAAGCATAATTTTTGCAGAAGAGGCCACCATTGCGAGCAGCAAAAAGCAACTGCGCAACATTGTCGGAATCGCCATCAATCTGATCCAGATAAATTACGATAAGTTTAAACAAGGTCTCATTTCAGAAGACGAGGCAAAGAAACAGAGCATTAATGAACTAAAAAATATACGCTATGACAACGGAAACGGATATGTATGGATAAACGATAACTCCAGACCGATCCCCCGAATGGTCATGCACCCCACAATCCCTGAGCTGGATGGTAAAATCCTTGATGACCCAGAATTTGCTTCGGGAAAGGACGGCAAAGAAAATATCTTTATTTCCTTCCGGGACATCAGTGAAATTCATGGTTCCGGTTATGTTGAATACCTCTGGCCCAAACCTCTCGGCGAAGGCTTAAGCGCGGAGCAGGCGAAACTTTCATATGTTGAAATGTTTAAGGAATGGGGCTGGGTCATAGGTTCAGGAGTTTACATCGATGATATCGAAAAGGAAGTAGACAAAAAAATAAAGGCCACTCTGGACGAACTGCGGGTCAGTTTCAGGCAGATCAAAGTCGGCAAGAACGGATACATTTTTCTATTTTCCGGTGACTCAAACCTGATTATCCATCCAACCTACGAAAATTCACCCTTGAAGGAACTTATTAACCCGGAAACGGGCAAACCTTTATTTTTTGAAATGAAGGCTGCCGCACACGGAAGCGGTGTGATGGAATACCTGTGGGATAAGCCACCTCGGCACCAAGGAGACTTCTCTTTCCGCAAACGGGCATACATAAAATATTTCGAACCATTGGACTGGTATATCTGCTCTTCTGCCTACATGGATGATCTGGAAAAACCGGGGCTTGCACTGCGAAATAAGATTCTCACGCTATCCATCGGTGTGATGGCAATGGCACTTGTCTTTGCAACAATTCTCTCTGGCCTGATAGCCCAGCCGCTTATGAAGCTCACTGTTGCAGCGAGGGCCATTCGTGAAGGGGGCATGACTGCATCCGAAATTCCTCAGGAAGGACCAACAGAGATTAAAGAACTCGGCACGGTCATCAATCAAATGCTTGATTCCATTAAGTCCGGGATACGGGAAAAGGAAAACTTACTCACAGCACTTGAAGACGGGAACCGTAGCCTTAGCGCCAGTAACTACAGGCTGGAGATAGAAGTACAGGAACACGCCAGAGTGGAAGAAGAGCTACTGAAATTACGTAACCATTTAAAAAACATAATTGATTCCATGCCTTCAATACTAGTGGGCATAGACAGCAGCGGAGCCATAACCCTTTGGAACAAAAAAGCAGAAGAGAATTCAGGTCTTACAAGCAAAGAAGTCAATGGTAAAATGCTTTCCGAAGTTTTTCCGGTACTGGATAAAGAAATTGAAAAAGCAAAACCCACTATCCTATCAGGAGAATCTGAACACAGAGCCAGGGTTGCGCGTATTGTGCACGGAGAAACCCGTTTTGAAAATATTACTATTTATCCGCTCTGTACTCACAGATATGACGGTGCGGTTATCCGTCTGGATGACGTTACTTCTAACGTGCGTATTGAAGAAATGATGGTCCAGACAGAAAAAATGATCTCTGTCGGCGGGCTGGCAGCAGGCATGGCCCACGAAATCAACAATCCTCTCGGCGGCATATTGCAAGGCACCCAGAATATAGAACGCAGACTGAGCCCCGACATGCCTAAAAATGGCCATATCGCCAGCCAGCTTGATATTTCGATTGATAAGATAAACGAATATATTGAAAAACGCGGTATCAGCAAGATTCTGGCAGGGGTCCGGGACTCTGCTTCACGTGCAGCTGAAATCATAACAAATATGCTCAATTTCAGCCGCAAAACAGACGTACACCGCACTTCCTGCAGGATCAACGATATCGCAGATAGCGCTATCGCCCTCGCGGAGCAGGATTATGACCTGAAGAAAAAATATGACTTCAGGCAGATTGAAATCAGCAGAAACTATGCGGACCATCTGCCATATATTGTTTGCGCTCCCACCGAAATAGAACAGGTTATGCTCAACCTGCTCGGCAACGCGGCTCATGCCATGAGCGATAGCAATACGGAAAATCCAAAAATTGAAATTACAACAGGACAGGAAGGTGATTACGTAAAGATTTCCATTGCCGATAATGGCCCGGGAATGGAAGAGAATGTTCGCAAGAGAGTGTTTGAGCCCTTCTTCACCACCAAACCCAAAGGGGTTGGAACAGGGTTGGGTCTTTCGGTTTCCTATTTCATCATAACAGAAAACCACCACGGAAGTTTCAGCATTCAGGCAACTCCGGGGAACGGCTCAAAATTTACCTTTAAACTACCCGTTACTTCCATCCGCTGA
- a CDS encoding adenosylcobinamide-GDP ribazoletransferase: MKIIRDILITLGFMTRIGPVMKIEAEDIGRTVKWMPLSGMVMGLVIVLPFWLGLFADKFWIQAWLTVAASVYLTRGLHFDGFADIADGAGPYPDPERFWKIIKDSCSGVFGVLSLVLAVLGQAICFYYLYRSGAFGAVVWIFVLGRLGNAFMARVGRPLARPGQGSLSMQGADRISIAVAVFTTVAVGLFAVSPAVQILGYLLCAAGILFLYRLGRQVRGVNGDFLGSAVVLSEFSGLLAFCALN, translated from the coding sequence TTGAAAATTATACGCGATATTTTAATAACTTTGGGCTTCATGACCCGCATTGGTCCGGTCATGAAAATTGAAGCAGAGGACATCGGGCGTACTGTTAAGTGGATGCCTTTAAGCGGAATGGTCATGGGCCTGGTTATTGTGCTGCCGTTCTGGCTTGGGCTGTTTGCGGACAAGTTCTGGATTCAGGCATGGCTAACGGTGGCGGCTTCGGTTTATCTGACTCGTGGGCTGCACTTTGACGGCTTTGCGGACATAGCCGACGGAGCCGGGCCATACCCCGACCCTGAACGTTTCTGGAAGATAATTAAAGATAGTTGTTCCGGTGTGTTCGGGGTGCTCTCCCTGGTTCTGGCAGTGTTGGGACAGGCAATTTGTTTTTATTATTTGTACAGGAGCGGGGCTTTCGGCGCTGTGGTCTGGATTTTTGTACTTGGAAGACTGGGAAATGCTTTTATGGCGAGGGTCGGCAGACCGCTGGCAAGGCCGGGGCAGGGCAGTTTATCCATGCAGGGAGCGGATCGTATTTCTATTGCAGTGGCGGTTTTTACAACCGTTGCGGTTGGCCTTTTTGCGGTCAGTCCGGCAGTACAGATCTTGGGATACCTGCTCTGTGCTGCTGGTATTTTGTTTTTGTACCGTCTAGGCAGGCAAGTTCGCGGTGTTAATGGTGATTTTCTTGGGTCGGCAGTGGTGCTTTCAGAATTTTCCGGACTGCTGGCATTCTGTGCACTGAATTGA
- a CDS encoding SAM-dependent chlorinase/fluorinase produces the protein MSRTIALLTDFGLDDPYVGQMKGLLAAHAPDSLIIDVSHGVEPFCISQGAFFLAAAMEHFPPDSVFITVIDPGVGSARRIIAAEFGQRIVLAPDNGVLELAENRFSGTVIVTDLSEAAAKIHSSATFHGRDIFAPLAASIACGTSPSSLGPKLPLREIVRRGFNKPVWLEDGVKTTVLHKDRFGNLVLNIPDTQTLPERMSIPEEQLLSGNDASCVKRVCCYAELEPGATGLLAGSQGYYELALNRGAASEMLGLEPGDVLTLKF, from the coding sequence ATGAGCAGAACCATAGCTCTTCTCACTGATTTCGGTCTTGATGATCCATATGTCGGCCAGATGAAAGGTCTGCTGGCTGCACATGCTCCTGATTCCCTTATTATAGACGTCAGCCACGGGGTGGAACCGTTCTGCATTTCGCAGGGCGCATTTTTCCTGGCTGCTGCCATGGAACATTTTCCCCCGGATTCTGTCTTTATTACCGTCATTGATCCCGGAGTGGGCAGCGCGCGGCGCATCATTGCCGCTGAATTCGGGCAACGTATAGTTTTAGCCCCGGATAATGGAGTGCTTGAGTTGGCCGAAAACCGTTTTAGCGGAACTGTGATTGTAACCGATCTTAGTGAAGCGGCGGCAAAAATTCACAGCTCTGCAACTTTTCATGGCCGTGATATTTTTGCTCCGCTGGCAGCGTCCATTGCTTGCGGAACTTCTCCCAGTTCTCTGGGACCAAAGCTGCCCCTACGTGAAATCGTCCGTCGCGGGTTCAATAAACCTGTCTGGTTGGAAGATGGCGTGAAGACTACCGTTCTGCACAAAGACCGCTTCGGGAATCTGGTACTGAACATCCCGGACACTCAGACTCTGCCCGAACGTATGTCCATCCCTGAAGAGCAGCTGCTTTCAGGTAATGATGCCAGTTGTGTAAAGCGGGTATGCTGTTATGCAGAGCTGGAACCCGGCGCAACAGGACTTCTGGCCGGAAGTCAGGGTTACTACGAACTGGCCCTCAATCGCGGAGCCGCGTCCGAAATGCTGGGGCTTGAACCGGGTGATGTTTTAACCCTTAAATTTTGA
- the argS gene encoding arginine--tRNA ligase, translating to MKAKQHLEKVLGSILEAKGWEWPEKAVIEPPKDNKFGDMSANIAMMLSKQAKMNPRAIAEAIQGELAGDKYIEKTDIAGPGFLNFTFSPAFWQALVPEVLDKGEEYGRSEIGKGTKIQVEYVSANPTGPLHIGHGRGAALGDCLVRILEFTGHDVEAEYYVNDAGRQMLILGNSIWVRLQQSQGRDIADPEDFYKGEYIKDLATEVLERNPGILDMPEDEAIAICREYGKDEILEGIKKDLAAFDVRHDVWFSEKSLVSAGKVEETFADLKARGMAYEEDGALWFKSTELGDDKDRVLRKSNGDLTYFASDIAYHDDKYKRGFDIVVDIWGADHHGYIPRMQAAVEALGKKGQLDVILVQLVNLLRGGEQIAMSTRAGKFETLEDVVNEVGRDASRFMFLSRKSDSHLDFDLELVKQKTMDNPVYYVQYAHARICSVIRKAADQGISVPEAEASLLDGLTNAEELNLMKLMDQFADVAENAGRNMSPHVISYYLRDLASALHRFYSMHHILSAESEVIAARLVLLQAVAQTLANGLNLLGVSAPERM from the coding sequence ATGAAAGCGAAACAACACCTTGAAAAAGTACTCGGTTCCATTCTCGAAGCCAAGGGCTGGGAATGGCCTGAGAAGGCCGTTATCGAGCCTCCTAAAGACAATAAATTCGGCGACATGTCCGCCAATATCGCCATGATGCTCTCCAAGCAGGCCAAAATGAATCCCCGCGCTATTGCGGAAGCGATTCAGGGAGAACTTGCAGGGGATAAATATATCGAAAAAACTGATATCGCGGGCCCCGGCTTCCTCAACTTCACCTTTTCCCCTGCTTTCTGGCAGGCACTCGTTCCGGAAGTTCTGGACAAGGGTGAGGAATATGGCCGCAGTGAAATCGGCAAGGGCACCAAAATTCAGGTGGAATACGTATCCGCCAACCCCACCGGACCGCTGCATATCGGCCACGGTCGTGGAGCAGCTCTCGGTGACTGTCTTGTCCGCATCCTTGAATTTACGGGACATGACGTTGAAGCTGAATACTACGTCAACGATGCAGGCCGCCAGATGCTCATCCTCGGCAACTCCATCTGGGTCCGTTTGCAGCAGTCTCAGGGCCGCGACATTGCTGACCCCGAAGATTTCTACAAAGGCGAATATATCAAAGATCTGGCTACCGAAGTACTGGAACGCAATCCCGGTATCCTCGACATGCCTGAAGACGAAGCCATCGCCATCTGCCGTGAATATGGTAAAGATGAAATCCTTGAAGGTATCAAGAAAGACCTTGCCGCCTTCGATGTACGCCATGATGTATGGTTCTCCGAAAAGAGCCTTGTTTCCGCTGGCAAAGTTGAAGAAACATTCGCGGACCTTAAAGCCCGCGGCATGGCTTACGAAGAAGACGGAGCACTCTGGTTCAAATCCACCGAACTCGGTGACGACAAAGACCGCGTACTGCGCAAGTCCAACGGGGACCTGACCTATTTCGCTTCCGACATCGCCTATCATGATGACAAATATAAACGCGGATTCGACATTGTTGTTGATATCTGGGGAGCTGACCACCACGGTTACATTCCGCGCATGCAGGCCGCGGTCGAAGCTCTTGGAAAGAAGGGACAGCTTGATGTCATCCTCGTACAGCTGGTTAACCTGCTGCGCGGAGGTGAACAGATCGCCATGTCCACCCGTGCCGGTAAATTTGAAACTCTCGAAGACGTTGTTAATGAAGTAGGGCGCGACGCATCCCGCTTCATGTTCCTTTCAAGAAAGAGCGACAGCCACCTTGACTTCGACCTTGAACTGGTCAAGCAGAAAACCATGGACAACCCTGTCTATTACGTACAGTACGCCCACGCGCGTATCTGCTCTGTAATACGCAAAGCGGCTGATCAGGGTATTTCTGTTCCAGAAGCGGAAGCATCTTTACTTGACGGCCTTACCAACGCGGAAGAACTTAACCTCATGAAGCTCATGGACCAGTTCGCGGATGTTGCTGAAAACGCAGGCCGCAACATGAGCCCGCACGTAATCAGCTACTACCTGCGCGATCTGGCCAGCGCACTGCACAGATTCTACAGCATGCACCACATTCTTTCCGCTGAGTCGGAAGTAATCGCTGCAAGACTAGTCCTGCTTCAGGCTGTTGCCCAAACACTAGCCAACGGCCTCAATCTGCTTGGTGTTTCCGCGCCCGAACGCATGTAA
- a CDS encoding SPOR domain-containing protein, with amino-acid sequence MAAPKKKKITVPGQEKRFTFTFTMPEIIGLCAGAVGALCAFFVLGILLGRGYQPEKDVPKIAMMLPSQSQNGSGEVKGGVLKPEELDYIDQLKKKPESAVQPQVTKAEPKKETAAKPEKKAEPEKTETPAVKITEKPVVVVQAEPEPPVEIDNPVAVTAPSYRYIYQAASFGDNARAQSFADKLISSGLDSYVEAGKGGNRTWYRVFVRHTGTADSTSGMKKTLAKFGIKKPLLKSKTTVE; translated from the coding sequence ATGGCTGCGCCCAAGAAAAAAAAGATAACTGTTCCCGGTCAGGAAAAGAGATTCACTTTTACCTTCACCATGCCTGAAATAATCGGGCTGTGTGCCGGGGCAGTCGGTGCCCTGTGTGCCTTCTTTGTGCTGGGAATCCTGCTTGGACGTGGATATCAGCCCGAGAAAGACGTCCCTAAAATCGCAATGATGTTACCCAGCCAGTCACAAAATGGCTCAGGGGAAGTAAAAGGCGGCGTGCTGAAACCCGAAGAACTGGACTATATTGACCAGCTCAAGAAAAAGCCGGAATCCGCTGTTCAGCCGCAGGTAACAAAAGCCGAACCTAAGAAGGAAACGGCCGCGAAACCGGAAAAAAAGGCTGAACCAGAAAAGACGGAGACTCCAGCGGTTAAAATTACCGAAAAACCTGTAGTAGTCGTACAGGCTGAACCGGAACCACCAGTTGAAATCGACAACCCGGTTGCGGTGACGGCACCCAGTTACAGATACATATATCAGGCTGCATCATTCGGTGACAACGCAAGGGCGCAATCCTTTGCGGACAAACTGATCTCCAGCGGCCTTGATTCCTATGTGGAAGCAGGAAAAGGCGGCAACCGTACGTGGTACCGTGTCTTTGTCCGCCACACGGGAACAGCAGATTCCACCAGCGGAATGAAAAAGACGCTCGCCAAGTTCGGCATTAAAAAGCCGCTCTTAAAAAGCAAGACTACAGTCGAATAA
- a CDS encoding DMT family transporter, giving the protein MSEKSKAVFLMAATALIWSSGGLAIKLVEWSPMAITGVRSALAALTLVLVFRGRLKFGVSFVQLGAAVGYAGLLITNVAATKLTTSANAILLAYTAPVYVALLAPWFLKEKTSRSDWLFIAVTVGGMVLFFVDKLSATGLWGNIIAVATGFSYAIFTLCMRAQKSASPVESVIMGHMITAFCGLPFMFGSTPSAESWLGLIYLGIFQQGISLALYTWAIKRLGALEAILIMTLEPIFNPILVALGYGEIPGKWALVGGVVVIGAVTARGVLPLLKREKAVNMQRRRIK; this is encoded by the coding sequence TTGAGCGAAAAATCCAAAGCAGTTTTCCTTATGGCCGCCACGGCTTTGATCTGGAGTTCCGGCGGGCTTGCGATCAAGCTTGTGGAATGGAGTCCGATGGCCATAACCGGTGTGCGCAGTGCGCTTGCTGCTTTGACACTTGTTCTCGTGTTCCGGGGGCGTTTAAAATTCGGGGTGTCATTTGTTCAGCTAGGGGCTGCTGTCGGGTATGCCGGGCTTTTAATCACCAATGTTGCCGCAACCAAACTGACCACCTCGGCAAATGCCATCCTGCTGGCCTACACCGCTCCGGTCTATGTGGCTCTGCTTGCCCCGTGGTTTCTCAAGGAAAAAACCAGCCGTAGTGATTGGCTTTTTATCGCAGTCACTGTGGGCGGCATGGTCCTGTTCTTCGTGGATAAACTCTCAGCAACCGGGCTATGGGGCAATATTATTGCTGTTGCCACAGGTTTTTCCTATGCCATTTTCACTCTTTGCATGAGGGCCCAGAAATCAGCCTCTCCGGTGGAATCAGTAATCATGGGGCATATGATTACCGCATTTTGCGGTCTTCCTTTTATGTTCGGCTCCACGCCATCAGCTGAAAGCTGGCTGGGATTAATTTATCTTGGAATTTTTCAACAAGGCATATCCCTTGCCCTTTATACATGGGCCATCAAACGTCTTGGCGCGCTGGAAGCCATATTGATTATGACTTTGGAGCCGATATTCAACCCTATTCTGGTTGCTTTGGGATATGGCGAAATTCCCGGTAAGTGGGCGCTGGTCGGCGGGGTAGTTGTTATTGGGGCGGTGACAGCAAGAGGCGTGCTGCCTTTATTGAAGCGAGAGAAAGCCGTGAATATGCAAAGAAGGCGGATAAAGTAA